The following proteins are encoded in a genomic region of Populus nigra chromosome 16, ddPopNigr1.1, whole genome shotgun sequence:
- the LOC133676254 gene encoding high-affinity nitrate transporter 3.1 — translation MASRALLLASLVLSCFLLPACYGTVLFSSLQRTLEVTASPTSGQVLKGGVDKITVTWGLNQTVAAGTDSTYKTIKVKLCYAPISQVDRGWRKTVDNLKKDRTCQHKIVARPYNPANSTAQSHEWTVERDVPTATYFVRAYAYDADEKEVAYGQTTDAGKTTNLFEVQAISGRHVTMDTCSICFSVFSVVSLFGFFYNEKRKAKRPQ, via the exons ATGGCATCGCGTGCTCTTCTCTTGGCATCACTTGTTCTCTCCTGCTTTCTATTGCCAGCTTGCTATGGAACTGTGCTCTTCTCTTCTCTGCAGAGGACTCTTGAAGTCACGGCCTCACCAACATCCGGACAAG TATTGAAAGGTGGTGTGGACAAAATCACCGTGACATGGGGGCTGAACCAGACCGTCGCAGCTGGGACTGACTCGACCTACAAGACCATCAAGGTCAAGCTATGCTACGCTCCCATAAGCCAAGTTGACCGTGGGTGGAGAAAAACTGTGGACAATCTAAAAAAGGACAGGACTTGCCAGCACAAGATCGTTGCTAGACCTTACAACCCTGCTAACAGCACCGCCCAGTCCCATGAGTGGACTGTTGAGCGTGACGTGCCCACTGCCACGTACTTCGTACGAGCCTACGCTTACGACGCAGATGAAAAGGAGGTGGCCTACGGGCAAACAACAGATGCAGGCAAGACCACCAATCTGTTTGAAGTCCAAGCAATCAGTGGACGCCACGTCACAATGGATACTTGCTCTATATGCTTTAGTGTTTTCTCTGTCGTGTCCTTGTTTGGTTTCTTCTACAACGAGAAGAGAAAGGCAAAGAGGCCTCAGTGA
- the LOC133676190 gene encoding high-affinity nitrate transporter 3.1-like: MAARALLLASLVLSCFLLPCYGIVLFSSLQRTLEVTASPTSGQVLKGGVDKITVTWGLNQTVAAGTDSTYKTIKVKLCYAPISQVDRGWRKTVDNLKKDRTCQHKIVARPYNPANSTAQSHEWTVERDVPTATYFVRAYAYDADEKEVAYGQTTDAGKTTNLFQVQAISGRHVTMDTCSICFSVFSVVSLFGFFYNEKRKAKRPQ, from the exons ATGGCAGCACGTGCTCTTCTCTTGGCATCACTTGTTCTCTCCTGCTTTCTATTGCCTTGCTATGGAATTGTGCTCTTCTCTTCTCTGCAGAGGACTCTTGAAGTCACGGCCTCACCAACATCCGGACAAG TATTGAAAGGTGGTGTGGACAAAATCACCGTGACATGGGGGCTGAACCAGACCGTCGCAGCTGGGACTGACTCGACCTACAAGACCATCAAGGTCAAGCTATGCTACGCTCCCATAAGCCAAGTTGACCGTGGGTGGAGAAAAACTGTAGACAATCTAAAAAAAGACAGGACTTGCCAGCACAAGATCGTTGCTAGACCTTACAACCCTGCTAACAGCACCGCCCAGTCCCATGAGTGGACTGTTGAGCGTGACGTGCCCACTGCCACGTACTTCGTACGAGCCTACGCTTACGACGCAGATGAAAAGGAGGTGGCCTACGGGCAAACGACAGATGCAGGCAAGACCACCAATCTGTTTCAAGTCCAAGCAATCAGTGGACGCCACGTCACAATGGATACTTGCTCAATATGCTTTAGTGTTTTCTCCGTCGTGTCCTTGTTTGGTTTCTTCTACAATGAGAAGAGAAAGGCAAAGAGGCCTCAGTGA